The Streptomyces sp. NBC_00224 genome contains the following window.
GGGCCAGGCGATGACGAGCGCGCGCCCGACGACCTTGTCGACCGGCACCGAGCCGCCGCCCGGCTGCTCCTGGTGGTAGCGGGAGTCCGCCGAGTTCTGCCGGTGGTCGCCCATGACCCAGATGCGGCCCTTGGGCACCGTGATCTTGAACTGGCTCTCCGGGTCCGTGCTGCACGGGGTGTTCCCGGCGAAGACGTACGGCTCGTTCAGGGCCTTGCCGTTGACCTTCAGGGGGCCCGTGCCCTTGCACTCCACGGTGTCGCCGCCGGTCGCGACGACCCGCTTGATCAGGTCCTTCTCCTCGGCGGACGGCATCAGCCCGACGAAGCTGAGCACCTTCTGAACGGCGTTGGGCTGCGGCGTCGGCTCGCCCTGGAGCCAGTTGCCCGGGTCGTGGAAGACGACGACCTCGCCGCGCTCGGGCGTGGAGCCGAACCACGGCGTCAGCTTGTCGACCAGGACGCGGTCACCGCGCTGGAGGGTGTTCTGCATCGAGTCCGAGGGGATCGAGAACGCCTGCACCAGAAACGTCTTGATCAGCAGCGCGAGGATCAGCGCGATACCGATGAGCAGCGGCAGCTCCTTCCAGAAGGAACGCTGCTTGCCGGCCTTCGGCGCGGTCCCGCCGACCGGCTGGGCCGACTCGCCGTGCACCGCCTCGGACGCCGTCGCCGTGCCCTCGGTCCCCTGGGGCCGGTCGAGCCCCTCGGGTCCCTCGGGGCCCTGCTGGGGCCGCTCGGCCTCCCCGTGTCCTTCTTGCGCGCCGACCGCCACGTCCCCCACGTCCACTCCCTCACCGCCGAAGGGACCATGGTCGCACGAAACGGGTGCCGCTGATCGACATCGGCGGCCCGTTCCATCCGTACGGGGCATGCGCGGCGCACACCCCGTACCGGTATCTCACTTCCTGGCGGTGGCCCAGGTGTGCTGGACGGTCAGGTCGGCCTTGACCTCGGCGAGTTGGACGGCGACGGCCGAAGGGGCGGTGCCGCCGCGGCCGTTACGGGACGCTAGGGCGCCGGGGACGTTGAGGACGGTCCGCACCTCGGGCGTCAGATGCTCGGAGATCTTGGCGAACTGGTCGTCGGTGAGCTCGTCGAGCTCGATGCCCTGCGCCTCGCAGACCTTGACGCACTCCCCCGCGACCTCGTGCGCCACCCGGAACGGCACGCCCTGCTTGACCAGCCACTCCGCGATGTCGGTGGCGAGCGAGAAGCCCGCGGGCGCCAGCTCCTCCATGCGCTCCCGGTTGACCGTGAGGGTCGCCATCATCCCGGTGAACGCGGGCAGCAGCACCTCCAGCTGGTCGCAGGAGTCGAAGACCGGCTCCTTGTCCTCCTGGAGGTCCCGGTTGTACGCGAGCGGCAGCGCCTTCAGCGTCGCCATCAGGCCGGTCAGGTTGCCGATCAGACGGCCGGACTTGCCGCGCGCCAGCTCCGCGATGTCCGGGTTCTTCTTCTGCGGCATGATCGAGGAGCCGGTGGAGAAGGCATCGTGCAGGGTGACGAAGGAGAACTCCTTCGTGTTCCAGATGATGACCTCCTCGGCGATCCGGGAGAGGTTCACGCCGATCATCGCGGTGATGAAGGCGAACTCCGCCACGAAGTCGCGGGAGGCCGTGCCGTCGATGGAGTTGGCCGCGCTGCCGTGCTCGAAGCCGAGGTCGGCGGCGACCGCCTCCGGGTCGAGGCCGAGGCTGCTGCCCGCGAGCGCGCCCGATCCGTACGGGGAGACCGCCGTGCGCTCGTCCCACTGCCGCAGCCGCTCGGCGTCCCGGGACAGGGACTGGACGTGGGCCAGGACGTGATGGGCGAAGAGGACCGGCTGGGCGTGCTGGAGGTGGGTGCGGCCGGGCATCGCCACATCGTGGTGCGCCTCGGCGAGGCCGACCAGCGCGTCCTGGAGCTCCGCGATCAGGCCGCCGATGATCCGGGCGTGGTCGCGCAGGTACATCCGGAAGAGCGTGGCGACCTGGTCGTTGCGGGACCGGCCGGCCCGCAGCTTGCCACCGAGGTCGGGGCCGAGCCGCTCAAGGAGGCCCCGCTCCAGGGCGGTGTGCACGTCCTCGTCGGCGATGGTGCCGGTGAACGAGCCGTCGGCGACGTCGGCCGCCAGCCGGTCCAGACCCTCGGTCATCCGGGCCAGCTCGTCGTCGGTGAGCAGACCCGCCTTGTGGAGCACTCGGGCGTGAGCGCGTGAGCCCGCGATGTCGTACGGGGCGAGCCGCCAGTCGAAGTGGACCGACGCGGACAGCTTCGCCAGTGCCTCGGCCGGACCGTCGGCGAACCGGGCGCCCCAGAGCCGGACGTCACCGTTGTTGCTGCTCACAGCTGTTGCTCCTCACAAGGGTGGATATGCGGCCGCCTCCCCGCCGCGGAGGATCGGGGAGGCGGCAATATCAACGAGTCGTCGTTACGCGAGGTCTCGCTTGGCAGCGATCTTCGAAGAGAGGCCGAAGATCTCGATGAAGCCCTGCGCCTTGGACTGGTCGAAGGTGTCGCCCGAGTCGTAGGTGGCGAGGTTGAAGTCGTAGAGGGACTCGCTGGACTTCCGGCCCGTGACAACCGCGCGGCCGCCGTGCAGGGTCATCCGGATGTCGCCGGTGACGTGCTGGTTGGCCTCGTTGATGAAGCCGTCCAGGGCGCGCTTGAGCGGGGAGAACCACAGGCCGTCGTAGACCATCTCGCCCCAGCGCTGCTCGACCTGCCGCTTGTAGCGGGCGAGTTCGCGCTCGACGGTGACGTTCTCCAGCTCCTGGTGCGCGGTGATCAGCGCGATCGCGCCCGGCGCCTCGTACACCTCGCGGGACTTGATGCCCACGAGCCGGTCCTCGACCATGTCGATCCGGCCGATGCCCTGGCCGCCGGCCCGCTCGTTGAGCTGCTGGATCGCCTGGAGCACGGTGACGGGCCTGCCGTCGATGGCGACCGGGACGCCCTCCTTGAAGGAGATGACGACCTCGTCGGCCTCGCGCTGCTCGGCCGGGTTCGAGGTGTACTCGTAGATGTCCTCGATCGGCGCGTTCCAGATGTCCTCCAGGAAGCCGGTCTCGACGGCCCGCCCGAAGACGTTCTGGTCGATCGAGTACGGCGACTTCTTGGTGGTGGCGATGGGGAGGTTCTTGGCCTCGCAGAAGGCGATCGCCTTGTCCCGGGTCATCGCGTAGTCGCGGACCGGGGCGATGCACTTCAGGTCGGGGCCGAGCGCGGCGATACCGGCCTCGAACCGCACCTGGTCGTTGCCCTTGCCGGTGCAGCCGTGGGCGACCGTGGTGGCGCCGTGCTTCTTGGCGGCGGCCACCAGGTGCTTGACGATGGTCGGCCGGGAGAGGGCCGACACCAGCGGGTAGCGGTCCATGTACAGGGCGTTGGCCTTGATCGCCGGGAGGCAGTACTCGTCGGCGAACTCGTCCTTCGCGTCCGCGACCTCGGCCTCGACGGCACCGCAGGCGAGCGCGCGCTTGCGGATGACGTCCAGGTCCTCGCCGCCCTGGCCGACGTCCACGGCAACGGCGATGACCTCGGCGCCCGTCTCCTCGGCGATCCAGCCGATGGCGACGGAGGTGTCCAGACCGCCCGAGTAGGCGAGTACGACGCGCTCGGTCACGGGTTTCTCCTTACGGTGCATTCGGTGATGGGTATAACTATGCAGTGCTCCGTATGTTTTGTCAACGAGAGGTGCGTCGAGGGGGTGAGGGGTCCACCCGGAGGCGGCCGGGAGCCCGTCGGCCACGCGGCTGGGGTAACGGTTCGGCCCCCTGAGAGGACGTCAGCGGGCGGGCCGCGTACGGTCTCGGGCATGATGCGTACCGCTCTCGCGCTCGGCGCGGCCCTGCTCGCGCTCGCGACCCCGGCCGCCGTGGCGGACTCCTGCCCGTTCCGCTCGCCGCACCTGCCCAACCGGATGGCCGACACCGGCGGCGGCACCCAGCTGATCACCGCCGAGGCATCGTCCACGGGCTCCACCACGGGCACGGTGACCTGGTGGAACAAGCGCGGGCCGCTGTGGGTGGTGGCGGGCCGGGCCGACGCCAGGTTCGGCTCCAACGGCCTGGTCGAGGGCACCGCCCGCAAGCAGAGCACCAGCACCACCCCGACCGGCCTCTACGACCTGCCGTACGCCTTCGGCACCACGGCCGCGCCCGCCGGGACCCGGTTCTCCTACCGCCGCGCCACCGACAAGTCCTGGTGGTGCGAGGACACCGCCTCGCAGGCGTACAACCGCTGGGTGGAGGGCCTGCCCGCCGACTGCCGCGCGAGCGAGTCCGAGCGGATCACCGCGTTCCCCACGCAGTACGCCCGCGCCCTGGTGGTCGGGTTCAACTACGACCAGCCGGTGCGCGGGCGGGGTGCGGGGATCTTCCTGCACATCAACGGGAAGGGGGCGACGGCCGGTTGCGTGTCCGTCCCGGCGGACGCGATGGCCCGCATCCTGGCCTGGGCGGACCCGGCCAAGCACCCCCATATCGCGATCGGCACGGCGTCCGGGCCGACCGCGATCACGCGTTACTGAACCCCGGGCCGGCTACCGGTCGTTCTGCGCCAGGCGCAGCAGGTGGTCGGCCAGGGCCTGGCCGCCGGCCGGGTCGCGGCTGATCAGCATCAGGGTGTCGTCACCCGCGATCGTGCCGAGGATGTCGTGCAGTTCGGCCTGGTCGATGGCCGAGGCGAGGAACTGGGCGGCGCCCGGCGGCGTACGCAGCACCACCAGGTTGGCGGAGGCCTCCGCGGAGATCAGCAGCTCCGCGGAGAGCCTGCGCATCCGCTCCTCCTTGGCGGACTCGCCGAGGGGGGCCTTGGGCGTGCGGAAGCCGCCCTCGCTGGGCACCGCGTAGATCAGCTCGCCGCCGGTGTTGCGGATCTTCACCGCGCCCAGCTCGTCGAGGTCGCGGGAGAGCGTCGCCTGGGTGACGCTCAGCCCGTCGTCCGCGAGCAGCTTGGCGAGCTGGCTCTGGGACCGCACCGGCTGCCGGTTGAGGATGTCCACGATCCGGCGGTGGCGGGCGGTGCGGGTCTGCGGTACGGCGGGGCCGCCCGGCTCGGAGTCCTGCGCCTCGTCGGTCATCGTCGTCTCATTCTCCGGATCTTCCGTCCCCGTTGGTCACTGCGTCGAGGACGCCGGGCAGCGACTGGAGGAACGCGTCCACCTCCGCGTCACCGATGATCAGCGGCGGCATGAGCCGTACGACATCGGGGGCGGGCGCGTTGACCAGGAAGCCGGCGTCCTGGGCCGCCCGCTGCACCTGAGCTGCGACGGCCTCGGTGAGCACGATACCCAGCAGCAGGCCCGCGCCACGGACATGGGAGACCAGCGGGTGCGCCAACGCCTCGATTTCGCCCCGCAGCCGCTCGCCCAGCCGCTTCACCCGGTCCAGGGCGCCGTCGGCGGCGAGGGTGTCCAGAACGGCGAGTCCGGCCGCGCACGCCACCGGGTTCCCGCCGAAGGTCGTGCCGTGCTGACCGGGCTTCAGGAGTTCGGCGGCCGGGCCGAAGGCGACGGTGGCGCCGATGGGCAGACCGCCGCCGAGGCCCTTGGCCAGGGTGACGAGGTCGGGCAGGACGCCCTCGTGCTGCTGGTACTCGAACCAGGTGCCGGTGCGGCCGATGCCGGTCTGCACCTCGTCCAGGACGAGCAGCGTGCCGGTGGCCGCGGTGATCTCGCGGGCCGCCCGCAGATAGCCCCTGGGCGGTACGACCACGCCGTTCTCGCCCTGGATGGGCTCGATGACCACCAGCGCGGTCTCCTCGGTGACCGCGGCCCGCAGCGCCTCGACGTCCCCGTACGGCACATGCGTGACGTCGCCGGGCAGCGGGCGGAAGGACTCCTGCTTCTTCGGCTGGCCGGTGAGCGAGAGCGCGCCCATCGTCCGGCCGTGGAAGCCGCCGACGGTCGCGACCATGTGCCCGCGCCCGGTCAGCCGCCCGATCTTGAAGGCGCCTTCGTTGGCCTCGGCGCCCGAGTTGCAGAAGAAGACCCGGCCCGGCCGCCCGAAGAGCTCGATCAGCCGCTCGGCGAGCGCCACCGGGGGCTCGGCGATGTACAGGTTGGAGACATGGCCGAGCGAGGCGATCTGGCGGGACACCGCCTCGACGACGGCCGGGTGGCCGTGGCCGAGGGCGTTCACCGCGATACCGCCGACGAAGTCGGTGTACTCGGTGCCGTCCGCGTCCCACACCTTGGCGCCCGCGCCGCGCACCAGCGCCAGGCCCGGGGTGCCGTAGTTGTCCGTCATCACCCGCTGCCAGCGCTGGGCCAGCTCCTGACCGGTCACTGTGCTTCCCCCTGCTGGTTGTCGGGCACGACCATCGTGCCGATGCCCTCGTCCGTGAAGATCTCAAGAAGGATGGAGTGCGGGACGCGGCCGTCGATCACGCGCGCGGTGGTGACGCCGTTGCGCACGGCGAACAGACAGCCCTCCATCTTGGGGACCATGCCGCTGGAGAGGTCGGGCAGCAGCTTCTCCAGCTGGCTCGCGGTGAGCCTGCTGATCACCTCGTCGCTGTGCGGCCAGTCCTCGTACAGACCCTCGACGTCGGTGAGGACCATCAGGGTCTCGGC
Protein-coding sequences here:
- the lepB gene encoding signal peptidase I, with the protein product MGDVAVGAQEGHGEAERPQQGPEGPEGLDRPQGTEGTATASEAVHGESAQPVGGTAPKAGKQRSFWKELPLLIGIALILALLIKTFLVQAFSIPSDSMQNTLQRGDRVLVDKLTPWFGSTPERGEVVVFHDPGNWLQGEPTPQPNAVQKVLSFVGLMPSAEEKDLIKRVVATGGDTVECKGTGPLKVNGKALNEPYVFAGNTPCSTDPESQFKITVPKGRIWVMGDHRQNSADSRYHQEQPGGGSVPVDKVVGRALVIAWPINRWDTLPVPSTFGQSGIGTVAAAAPAALGLLGAAPIVLLRRRRRSTRAL
- the argH gene encoding argininosuccinate lyase, whose protein sequence is MSSNNGDVRLWGARFADGPAEALAKLSASVHFDWRLAPYDIAGSRAHARVLHKAGLLTDDELARMTEGLDRLAADVADGSFTGTIADEDVHTALERGLLERLGPDLGGKLRAGRSRNDQVATLFRMYLRDHARIIGGLIAELQDALVGLAEAHHDVAMPGRTHLQHAQPVLFAHHVLAHVQSLSRDAERLRQWDERTAVSPYGSGALAGSSLGLDPEAVAADLGFEHGSAANSIDGTASRDFVAEFAFITAMIGVNLSRIAEEVIIWNTKEFSFVTLHDAFSTGSSIMPQKKNPDIAELARGKSGRLIGNLTGLMATLKALPLAYNRDLQEDKEPVFDSCDQLEVLLPAFTGMMATLTVNRERMEELAPAGFSLATDIAEWLVKQGVPFRVAHEVAGECVKVCEAQGIELDELTDDQFAKISEHLTPEVRTVLNVPGALASRNGRGGTAPSAVAVQLAEVKADLTVQHTWATARK
- a CDS encoding argininosuccinate synthase gives rise to the protein MTERVVLAYSGGLDTSVAIGWIAEETGAEVIAVAVDVGQGGEDLDVIRKRALACGAVEAEVADAKDEFADEYCLPAIKANALYMDRYPLVSALSRPTIVKHLVAAAKKHGATTVAHGCTGKGNDQVRFEAGIAALGPDLKCIAPVRDYAMTRDKAIAFCEAKNLPIATTKKSPYSIDQNVFGRAVETGFLEDIWNAPIEDIYEYTSNPAEQREADEVVISFKEGVPVAIDGRPVTVLQAIQQLNERAGGQGIGRIDMVEDRLVGIKSREVYEAPGAIALITAHQELENVTVERELARYKRQVEQRWGEMVYDGLWFSPLKRALDGFINEANQHVTGDIRMTLHGGRAVVTGRKSSESLYDFNLATYDSGDTFDQSKAQGFIEIFGLSSKIAAKRDLA
- a CDS encoding L,D-transpeptidase family protein; amino-acid sequence: MRTALALGAALLALATPAAVADSCPFRSPHLPNRMADTGGGTQLITAEASSTGSTTGTVTWWNKRGPLWVVAGRADARFGSNGLVEGTARKQSTSTTPTGLYDLPYAFGTTAAPAGTRFSYRRATDKSWWCEDTASQAYNRWVEGLPADCRASESERITAFPTQYARALVVGFNYDQPVRGRGAGIFLHINGKGATAGCVSVPADAMARILAWADPAKHPHIAIGTASGPTAITRY
- a CDS encoding arginine repressor, which translates into the protein MTDEAQDSEPGGPAVPQTRTARHRRIVDILNRQPVRSQSQLAKLLADDGLSVTQATLSRDLDELGAVKIRNTGGELIYAVPSEGGFRTPKAPLGESAKEERMRRLSAELLISAEASANLVVLRTPPGAAQFLASAIDQAELHDILGTIAGDDTLMLISRDPAGGQALADHLLRLAQNDR
- a CDS encoding acetylornithine transaminase — translated: MTGQELAQRWQRVMTDNYGTPGLALVRGAGAKVWDADGTEYTDFVGGIAVNALGHGHPAVVEAVSRQIASLGHVSNLYIAEPPVALAERLIELFGRPGRVFFCNSGAEANEGAFKIGRLTGRGHMVATVGGFHGRTMGALSLTGQPKKQESFRPLPGDVTHVPYGDVEALRAAVTEETALVVIEPIQGENGVVVPPRGYLRAAREITAATGTLLVLDEVQTGIGRTGTWFEYQQHEGVLPDLVTLAKGLGGGLPIGATVAFGPAAELLKPGQHGTTFGGNPVACAAGLAVLDTLAADGALDRVKRLGERLRGEIEALAHPLVSHVRGAGLLLGIVLTEAVAAQVQRAAQDAGFLVNAPAPDVVRLMPPLIIGDAEVDAFLQSLPGVLDAVTNGDGRSGE